The window GTGATGGTTTTGGGCCCGGCGTCGATGTCGGTGTCGTTGACGAGCACGTCGATGATGGTGGGGCCGCTGTCTTCGGCGACGGTCACGGCATCGCCGACTGTGACGGGGGCGTCGTCGACGGGGGTGACGGTTACGGTGACCGTGGCGGTGGCGCCGCCGTTGAGGGTGTAGGTGAAGGTGTCGGTGCCGTGGAAATCGGCGCCTGGGGTGTAGGTGACCTCAGAGGCGGTGAATGTGACTGTGCCATCGACAGGTTGGGTGACAGCAGTGATGGCTATCGGGCCGGCGTCGATGTCGGTGTCGTTGGCGAGCACGTCGATGATGGTGGGGCCGCTGTCCTCGGCGACGGTGGCGGTGTCGCCGACGGCGACGGGGGCGTCGTCGACGGGGGTGACGGTGACGGTGACGGTGGCGGTGGCGCCGCCGTTGAGGGTGTAGGTGAAGGTGTCGGTACCGGTGAAATCCGCTGTGGGGGTGTAGATCACCGTGGTGCCGGTGACCACGACGTTGCCTTTGGCGGGCTGGCTCACTCCGGTGATGGTCTTGGGTCCGGCGTCGATGTCGGTGTCGTTGGCGAGCACGTCGATGACGGTGGGGCTGCTGTCCTCGGCGACGGTGACAGTGTCGCCCACCGCAACAGGTTTGTCGTCCACCGGCGTCACGATCACGGTCACGGTGGCAGTGGAGCCGTCGTTCAGGGTGTAAGTGAACGCGTCGGTGCCGTGGAAATCAGCTGCGGGGGTGTAGCTCAACGAGGGGCCGATCGCGGTGACCGTGCCGTGAGCAGGTGGGGTGACGCCGGTGACGACCTTCGGTCCGCCGTCGACGTCGATGTCGTTGGCCAGCACGTCGATGACGGTGGTCCCGCTGTCTTCTCCGACGGTGACGCTGTCACCCACCGCGACGGGCGCGTCGTCGACGGGGGTGACGGTGACCGTGACGGTGGCTGTTCCTGCGGAACGCCCGTCGGTCGCGGTGTAGGTGAACGTGTCGGTCCCGGTGAAGTCGGCGTTCGGGGTGTACGTGACACCGGAGGCGGTGAAAGTCACTGTGCCGCTGGTTCCCTGGGTGACACCGCTGACGGTCAGCGCGTCCCCGTTGGCATCGGTGTCGTTGTCGAGGACGGCGATGGTGACCGGCCGGTCCTCGACCGTGGTGGCGGTATCGCCGTTGGTCACCGGCGCAACGTGCACAGGGTTCAGCGTCACGGTCACGATCCCCGTGGCTGTGGTGGCACTGCGGGACAACGGGATACCGAAGAAGGTCCTGCGGGCGCCGGCATCGCTGACGGTATAGGTGAAGGTGTCGGTGCCACCGATCAGCGCGTAGGCGTCGTCCGGGTTGTAGGTGAACGTCCCGGTCGTTTGATCGACGGTCACGGTCCCGTGGGTGGGTCCACCCACCGCGCCTCGCCCGGGGACGGTGTAGACCAGCGGATCGTCGTCAACGTCGTCGGCGTCGAACTCTATGGGCCCGCTCACCGACGTCGCGGAGTCCAGCGTGAGGGTCACGCTCTGGGGCGTCGTCGTGGGCGTCGAGTTCGCGAAGGTGCGCTGCAATTCGCGCCGCACCCACGCCAGCACCACCCACAGCAGCGGAGGCTGCGACGGAGCTGCCGGAGCGCCTCCGGAGAACGGTGCCAGCACGGTGCTGACGAGGGCGCCGACGAGGGACACCGGCTGGGACACCGGAGTGGAGAGCGCGCCGACCGAAGATGCCGGCGCCTGGATCGCGGGACTCGTGCGCGGATAGGCGGCGGGGACGTCCGTCCGTGGCGGCTGGGAAGCGGGCTCCTCCGGAGGCGCGCTTGTCGGCAGATCCGCGACGGTCGTTGCCGTGATCGAGTGCACGGGTTCGGGCGTCGAGCCGGACTCCGGGTGAAGAGTCGACGGCGCAAGGGACTCGGCGGGGTCGGGGTCGGCGAGAGCCTCGTCGGTGGTGTCCTCGACGACGGGGTCGGCGGGCGGCTCAGGTGACGTGGCGGGGGTGGACGACGGCTCGGTGTCCTCCTCGGTCGGCTCGCTGCCGTCGGCATTCGGCTCGTCGCCGTCCGGGCCCGATGTTTCGGTGTCGTCCGAGTCCGACGGCCTGGTCGCAGCGGGCTTCGAGGGTGAGCTCGAGGATTCGCGGTCGGAGGTACCGGTGGTTCCGGACGCTGGTTCTCGGGAGGAGGAGCTCACCGACCCGTTGGAGCCGGCTCCTTCGTCCGCGAGGGCGGTGTGCGGGAAGGCGACGGCGGTGCCGACTCCCAGCGCCACTGCTAGAGCTCCGACACGACCGACGCAGCGGCTGACGCCCATTCCATGACTCCGATTGCACAACTGGTTAACAAGATCAGCTAGCCGATCCGGCGTCGCCACCTATATCTACCGCAGCGTAAATGCTCGGTACGGCGTTTTCCGACAATGCACGGTGCTTTGCAGCAAAGTTCAGTAGTCCCGACGCCGGCAACGCCCGTAGCTCAGTAGTCGCTGCAGCATCGACGTCAGCGATCGGCGTCGGCCGCCCAGCGGTCGTCGAGTGGACATCGTCAAGGTCACTTCGTAGCCTGTCCCGGGGGCATCGACGGCGGGCCGGAAGCGGTCCTCGAACGAAGGGTCGGGAGAATTCGCGTGACCGGCGTGCGCCACCCCCTTCGACAAGCGGTCTGCGGTGCCGCGGCTGCCTGCCTGGTCGCCGTGACGGCGATCGGCGATGTCCACGCCGATCCGGCGTCAGACGCCCTCGCCACGCTCAACGACCTCTCCCAGCAGGCCGTTCAGAGTCGTGAAGCCCTCACCGCGGCGCAGCGGGACGCGGACGTCAAGTTCGCCGAGCAGGCTGCCGCCGACGACCGGCACCGCGCCGATCGGGCCGCGCTGGACGCCGCGAACGCCGAGCTGGATCCCCTCCAGAACGCCGTCAACCGGATGGCAGCGATGGACTACACCAGCGGGCGCAACGGGCAGGGCGCTGCCGTGCTGACCGCCTCCTCGCCCCAGAACCTGATCGACCGGTTGTCACTGCAGCGCACGGTCGGCGCGCGGATGGCCGAGAACATGAAGGCCTATCGGGCGGCCCGTGAGCGCGCCGCCGAGGCAACTCAGGCGTCCGAGAAGTCGGCTGCCGACGCCCGCGCCGCGGCCGAGCACGCGGAGGCGGTGCGTGCCGACCTGCAGGCGAAACTCGGTGAGCTGCTGCGCCAGATCGCCGCCGCTGAGGCGCAGTACGCGGCGCTGACACCGCAGCAGCAGGCGATCGTCGACGCCGCGCCGCCGCCGGCCGCCGCGCCCGCCCCGCCGATCCTCGCCCTACCCGGCATACCTCCCGGCGACGTCGCCCCGCCCCCCGCGGCGCCGATCCTGGACATCCCCGAGGCGTTGCCGATGGGTGTCGCGGTCGAGGCCGGGCTGCAGCCGAACGCCATCCTCGCCGCGCGGGCCGTCAGCCATCAGTTCCCGCAGATCGCCGAGATCGGCGGGGTCCGGCCGGACTCCAAACCGTGGCATCCGAGCGGCCTGGCGATCGACATCATGATCCCCAACCACGGCAGCCCCGAGGGCATCGCGCTCGGCGACCAGATCATGGCCTACGCGATGGCCAACGCCGCCAGATTCGGACTCCAGGACGTGATCTGGCGCGGGACCTACTACACGCCGGCCGGTCCGCAGGCGTCAGGCTACGGCCATTTCGACCACGTGCACATCACGGTGATGCCGCGGCGCTGAGCCTCGTCAGGGATGCAGGTTCCACTGGCCGCAGTCCTGGGCCAGCACGTCGTTGACGTCGACGCGGATGCCGCCGACGATCGGCCCCGGATTTGACGCGGTGTCGATGATGCGCTGGTAGAGGACCGCGCCCGGGTAGATCTGACCGTTCGACCAGGACCGCGTCTGCCACGCCCACACGCGGCCGGGGGTCCCCGACCGACCGATGACGCCGTCGGCCGTCGCCCACTGGCACGGCCTGACGCCCGCGTAGATCCCGGTGCGCTGCACTCCGATCACCGAGTTGATGCCGCGGAACCATGGCAGCGCGAGGTCGTTCCACGCCTGGCGGTCGATGTCGTCGTCGACGCTGAAGAAGATCGGCGCGCTCTTGCCACCGCCGGCGGCGGTGTGCAGTGCCCACCCGGTGCGCGCGTCGGCGACGCCACCGGCGAACCCGCGGGTGAAGTCCGACGGCGCCGTTCCGCCCGGCTTGCCGTACTGGTAGTTGCTGACGATCACCAGCCCGGCCGCGGTCAGTTGCTTCGCATACGGCAGCGTGATCGGCTTGGCGCCGAAGTTCGACCCGGGCCGTGAGGTCGACACGTAGTTGATCACCCCGGAGTGCCCGGCCGCCCGGATGTCCTGCGCGGGGATCTGGCGCATCGCGAAATCGATCAGCGTCGGAGCGGCGGCCGACGCCGCCGGTGCCAGCGCAGCAGCTGCTGCGTTCAGCCCGGCCAGCGCCGAGGCCGCGGCGGCGTAGCGCAGCGCGTCACGCCGGGTTATCGACACCGGGCGATGTTAACAATGTGATGGATGTGGCCGGCGGGATCTGCGTCGGGACACGCCGGGGGGCGACGCCCGGTTCAGGCGATAGCCCACAACCCCAGGCTGATCACGAAGACGCTGAGGCCCAGCGTCGTCTCCAGGACCGTCCACGTTTTCAGGGTGGTCTTGACGTCCATGTTGAAGAAGCGGTTGACCAGCCAGAACCCGGAGTCGTTGACGTGGGACAGCACAGTCGCGCCGGCCGCGATCGCCATGACCAACGCCACGAGCTGCAGGTTGCTCAGGTCGGCCGCGGCGACCGCGGCGCTGATCAGACCCGCGGTCGTGGTCAGCGCGACGGTGGCCGAACCCTGCGCGACGCGCAGCAGCGTCGAGATGATGAACGCCTGCAGGATCAGCGAGATCCCGAGATTCGACAGCGAACCACTCAGCGCGTCGCCGATACCGCTGAGGCGCAACACGCCACCGAACATGCCGCCGGCGCCGGTGATCAGGATGATCGCGCAGATCGGACCGAGGGCTTTGTCGAGGATGTCGCTGACCGTGCCCATCGACCGGCCGCGCAGTCCGAGCACGAGGGTCGCCACGATGACGGTGATCAACAGCGCGATCGAGGTCGTGCCGATCAGCTTGAGGTATTCGGCCCACGTCGCGCCCTCCTCGATCACGCCCGCCGTCATCAAGGTGTCGATGACGGTGTTGAACGAGATCAGCACGAACGGCAGCAACAGCACGCCGAGCACCGTGGCGAAGGCCGGTGCGGTACGGGTGGCCGTGGTCGCGGCGCCTGTTCCGGGGGTGTCGTCGGTGGGGTGTTCGGTGTCGCGGCCTCCGTTGATCTCACCGAACAACGCGGTCGGAATGTCGACGTGGATGCGTCGGCCCATGGCCTGGGACACCAGATAGGCGCCGACGTACCAGGCGGCGACGGCCACCGGAGCGCCGACGAGCAGGGTGAGACCGATGTTGGCGCCGAGCAATTCGGCCGCGGCAACGGGACCCGGGTGCGGCGGGACCAACGCGTGCATGGCCGCGAAGGCGCCGGCGGCGGGGAATGCGTACAACAGCAGTGAGCCGCCGAAGCGCCGTGCCACCGTCATGATGATGGGCAGGAACACCACCAGCCCGGCATCGAAGAAGATCGGGAAACCGAACAGGAGCGCCGCGACGCCGAGCGCCAGCGGGGCCCGCTTCTCGCCGAAGCGGCCGATCAGAGTGTCGGCGAGAACCTGTGCGCCACCGGTGATCTCGAGCAGCCGGCCGATCATGACGCCGAACCCGACGAGCAGGGCGACCGAGCCGAGGGTGTTGGAGAAACCGAATGTCAGGGCGCTGGGGACGTCGGCGACCGGGATCCCCGCCGCCAGCGCGGTCAGCAGGCTCACCAGGACCAGCGCGACGAACGCATGCAGTTTGACCTTGATGATCAGGAACAACAGCAGTGCGACCGCGCCGGCTGCGATCAGCAGCAGCGTGGTGGTTCCGAATGCCGGATCAATGGCCTCCATCGTTCCCCCTCACCGCAGCGCTGTGTGTGCCTGAAATCATCGGTCCTCCTCGGCTGTCGGGGAATGCGTTGAGCTGATGTAACTTTCGATGATGCCGTCGATGCTCTGATCGACGTCGATGACGACTCCACGCTCGTCCGGCTCCAGTGGCTCCAGCGTCTGGAACTGTGACTGCAGCAGGTTCGCCGGCATGAAGTGGCCCGGCCTGCTCGCCTGTCTTCTGCTGATCGTCTCGACGGCCCCGGCCAGGTGCAGGAACTCGATGTCCGGGCAGTGCCGGCGCAGCTGGTCCCGGTAGAAGCGCTTCAGCGCCGAGCAGCTCATCACGCCGCCGTGCGGATGGTCGGCCAACCATTCGCCGATGGACTCCAGCCAGGGGTACCGGTCCTCGTCGTCGAGCGGGTGGCCGGCGGACATCTTGGCGATGTTGGCCGGCGGGTGGAAGTCGTCGGCGTCCGCGAAGGGCACACGCAGACGTTGCGCGAGCGCGGCGCCCACGGTCGATTTCCCGGAGCCGGAGACCCCCATGACGACGATCGGTATTGCCATGCCTCTGCCTTGTCAGATGTGTGTGTCGTCACACAGTGTGGTGGAATAGGCAGACTATTGCAAGACCCTCACGGCAATCACTGGTTCTTTCCGACTATGCCGCGCGTTCTGGCATGATCAGCTGATGCTCGAACGGCCTGTTGTCGGTGCTCTCCACAGCAGTCTGGTGACCGCGTTGGGTACCGGCATCGTCTCTGGGAAGTACCCCGTGGGGTGCGTTCTGACTCTCGAGGCGGTCAGCGCCGAGCACGGAGTGTCCCGCAGTGTGGCGCGCGAGGCCGTCCGCGTGCTGGAGTCGATGGGCATGGTCGAATCGCGGCGCCGCGTCGGGATCACGGTCCTGCCCGCCGACCGGTGGAACCTCTTCGACCCCGTGGTGATCCGATGGCGCCTGGAGGTGGGCGACCGCACGGCACAATTGGTCTCCCTGTCGGAACTGCGCATGGGTTTCGAACCGGCCGCCGCGGCGCTGGCGGCTCGACGTGCCAGCCCGCACCAGTGCCGGGTGATGGCGACCGCGGTGTCGGACATGGTGATGCACGGGCGAACAGGCGACCTCGATGCATATCTGTTGGCGGACAAGTTGTTTCACCAGACGATGCTGGAGGCCAGCGGCAACGAGATGTTCCGGGCGCTCAACGGGGTGGTCGCCGAGGTGCTGGCCGGCCGAACCCACCACGGCATGATGCCGGAGAAGCCGAACATGGCGGCGATCGCGCTGCACGACGAGGTCGCTCGTGCGATCAGGATGGGCGAGCAGGAACAGGCGCAGCGGGCGATGCGCGCCATCATCGACGAGTCGGCGACCGCCATAGTCGAGGATGCACCGGGGGAGTAGTCCCGACCGGGAGGGTTTCGCGGGTCAGCCGGCCGGCGTCACGTCCGCGCCGGAGCCTTTCGCGGCCGCCTTGGCGCGGATCTCGGCGCGCACCGGTTTCGTGCCGCGCACGAAGCCGTTCGGCGACACCGATGCCGACACCAGCGTCGTCTCCCCCTTCGCGAACGGGTGGAAGCCGACACCGGCACCGCCGCGGCCCTTCACCGGGATGTCGGCGACGTCGGTGACCTTCCAACCCTTTTCGGACACCGACAGGATCGCCTCGCCGTTACCGCAGGTGAGCGGCAAGGCCGCGATGACAGAATCTTCCGGGTGGCCTGCCGCCAGTTTCACCCCCGCCACGCCGTTGCCGGCCGCGCCCTGGGGATTGACCGCCGCCGGATCGATGCGCAGGACACGGCCGCGCCGCGTGATCAGCGCCAGGTGTGAGCCCGGCGCGAGGACCCCGGACTGCAGCAGCCCGGTGATGTCCGGCGAGACGGGGATGTCGCGGATCTTGAACGGAAGTCCGCCGCCGGTGGTGAACTTGATCCGCCCGTCGGTCCACACCGCCCAGCCCAGGCCGGAGGACAGCAGTGTTCCGTGGCTGTCGGAGAACACCCCGCGGTCGTCGAGGCGCCAGGCGGCGTTCACCTTCCGCTCCCGGGGCCCGTCCTCGGAGTTGTTCGCGGCCACCGGGGTGGCGTCGTAGTCCAGCACGGTCCGCCGGTCGTACTCGGGCCCCTTGAACAGTTTCGCGGTCTCGACCAGCTCCTGGTCGATCACCTTGCGGCGCGCATCCGGGTTGGACACCAGCTCGGTGAGCGCGGCGAACTCCGCATCGAGCTTCTCCGCCTCGGCCTGCAGCTCGATGACATCGAGCTTGGTGAGGCGCCGAAGCTGAAGTGCCAGAACGTAATCGGCCTGGACGGCATCGATCGCGAAACGCTCCTGCAAGCCCTGGCGGGCATCGTCGACAGTGTCGGAAGCCCGAATGATCGCGACGGCAGTATCAATGTCCAGGTGGATCGTCATCAGGCCCGCGACCAGGTGACGGCGCGCGGTGACCTTCTCCAGCCGGTACTCGCTGCGGTGCAGGACCACCGAATCCCGCAGGGACAGGAACGCGGCGATCAACTCACGCACCGACCACCACCGAGGCACCCGGTTCTCGTCGAGAGCGACCAGGCTTGCGGCGAACGACGACTCCAGCGGAGTCAGGGCCAGGAGCTGGTCGCGGATCTGCTCGGCGCTGTGGCCGCGCTTGGCCGTGACCACGATGCGCAGTCCGTTGCGGCGGTCGGTGAGGTCGGACATGTCGGCCACGCCGGCCATCTCGCCGGACTCGACCAGGGCCCGGATCCTGTCCTGCACAGTGCCGCTCGCGACACCGGGTGGCAACTCGGTGATGATGCAGTTCTTGCCGTCGACCGAGACCGTGCCCCGGACGGTGAACAGACCGCGGCCGGTGGTGATGTACTCGCGCAGTCCGTCCGTACCGATCACCGACGCACCACACCCCCAGTCCGGTCCGGGAATGAGCTTGACCAACCGGTCGTCGGTCATGTTGGGCGTCTTGAGCAGTGCCCGGCACGCCGCCATCACCTCGCGAGGATTGTGCGCGGGCACCTTGGTCGCCCAGCCTTCGGCGATGCCGACCGCGCCGTTGCACAGCAGCACCGGCCACTGCGCCGGCAGCACCGTCGGTTCGGTCCACTCACCGTCGAACGTCGCGACCATCGGCACCGCATGGCTGTCGAGTTCGGCGGTCAGCGCCGCGCCCGGTGCGGACAACCGCATCTCGGTGTAGCGGTCCGCGGCGGGGATGTCACCCTGGATACGGGGGAAAGCGCCTTGTCCGTCAATGACTTTCACGCGCTGGAAGTCAGCGGCCATCAGCGCCGCGGCACCGTACATCGAGGCGCCGCCGTGCGGATGCAGGTTGCCGGTCACCGCCGAGCAGATCTTCGAGGACTTCTGGGGCTTGTTCCCGGGCAGCAGCCTCGACTCGTGCATCTGGTAGAGCAGCCGCCGCTGACCGGGCTTGAGCCCGTCGAACGCCGACGGGATGGCGCGGTCGCTGACGCTGTAGAGCGCGAAGGTCAGCTGATAGTGGTTCCAGTACTCGTCGGCGCTCTGGTCGAGCACCAGTTCAGGGTTCTGCTCGATGGTCGCGGTCACGTCTGTTGTCTCCTGCGTACTACGTCAAGTCGAGGGAAGCGGTGTCGACACGGGCGGCGATCTCGGCCATCCACGTGCGCCGGCCCTCGGGTGGTCCGCCGAAAAGCGTGTGGTGCAGCTTCTTCTCGGCATCGTCGGGATGCAGACGAATCACTGTGCGCCGCTGGGGATCCAACACCGTGTTCCAGAAGTCGTCGGCGTCCATCTCGCCGAGGCCCTTGTTGCGCTGCACCTCGACCTTGCGCTTGGACGTCTCCTTGAGCCGGGCCACGGCCGCGTCGCGCTCGGATTCGTCCTGGCAATAGATGCGCTCGTCACCGGCCTTCACGACGAACAACGGCGGCAGGGTCACGTAGACCATCCCGGCCTCGACCAGCGGACGGTAGAAGTCGAGGAACATCGAGATCAGGCTCGAGTTGATGTTTCCGCCGTCGGGGTCGGCGTCGGAGGCGAACAGGATGCGGTCGTAGCGGCACAATTCCGGATCGCAGTTGTCCCGCACACCGCAGCCCAGGATGCGCTCGATCGAATCGAACTCGTCCTTGGCGCGGGCCTTGCTCAGCGCGAACCCGTAGACGTTGGGCGGCTTGCCCTTGAGCGGGAACGCGGCCTGGAAGGTCGCATCGCGCGCCGCCTTGATCGTCCCGAGCGCCGAGTCGCCCTCGCACAGGAACAGTTCAGCACCCGAGCCTCGCCCGGTTTCCCTGCTGGGCAACAGCTTCGGCGGCAGCGACAGGTTCGTGCCCAGGCCTTTGGCCTTCGACGCCGCTCGTGAACGTGCCTTGGCGCCTTCGGCGCTGCGCCGTGCGCGCGCCGACTCGAGGGCGAGCTTCGTCCAGAGCGACACGGTGTCGCTGTTGGCCGGGTTCGCGGCCCACACGGTGACGCTGCGCGCGACGTCCGGTGCCATCGCGATGTTCAGCGAGCGGGACGACACCGCGGTCTTGGCCTGCGAGTCCCACGCCACGTCGGGGGCGCGGGTGTCGACGGCCAGCGCGGTGACGGCGGCGAAGTCCTGCGGCTCCGGGCCCTCTTCGCCCTTGGCCAGGCCCAGGTCGCGGATGCGGGAGGCGCGGTCGGCCAGCGCCTCGGAGAGGCCTTTGACCGCGGCGGTCAGATGCGATCCGCCACCGGGCGTGCGGACGGTGTTGCAGAACGCGGCCACCGTCGCCGGTTCGGCGGGACCGGCGGTCAGCGACCAGCGGAACGGCGTCGGCCCGCGTCCGGTGGTGTACTCGCCGCGGCCTTCGACGACGGCGCGCACGCCGGGGGCCGGGGTGCCGGCGGCGGTGCACATCAGGTCGAGCAGCGTGTCGGTGCCCCATGGGCCCTTGAACGGCTCGAGCAGCGCCGGCGGTATCTCCTCGCCGGGCCAGCCCTCGTCGACGACGAAGAGCTGGACACCCGGGGACATCCGTGCGGCGGCGTGGGCGCGCAGCAACACCTCGCAGACGTCCACCGTGGAATCCGGCACGACGGCCGGGTCGAACAGGATGCGCACCGTGGTGCCGTGCGCGTCGGGCTTGCGGTTGCCGACGCCGCGCAGCTTCTGCGTGTCGGAGCGGGTGAACGGTGCGTCGGGGTCGAACTCCTTGCCCTCGAACACGCCCGGGTAGCCGCGACCGAAGCTCTGCAGATAGGTCTTGCCCCCGCGGCGCACCGTCACATCGGTGCGCGCGGAGATGAATACCGCTGCTGCGGCGCCGATTCCGTTGAGGCCGGCCCCGGTGCTGGTGGCGTCGGTGTGGGCGGAGAACTTGCCGCCCGCGCGGGCGGTGCCCAGCGTCTTGACGATGCCGTTCTTGCCCGTCGTCGGATCGGTGTCGACGGGCAGGCCGCGGCCGTCGTCGGCGACGCTCACCGAACCATCGGCGTGCAGCGTGATCGTGACGACCGATCCGCCGTGGTCGGGGTCGGCGACCTCCTCGACCGCGTTGTCGATCAGCTCGCGCAGCGCGGTGTTCAGCACGTCCAGACCGAGGTTGACCGCCGGCCGCAGGCGGGTGTGCTGGACATCGTCGAGCTCGGTGATGTCAGCGGCGGTGTAACTCACGTCTCAGAATTCTTTCGATCAGCAGTGGGGCTTTCGGGGGAATGGTAGTGGTCCGAGGCGACAATCCCGCACATCCGCACGTGACGAAGATCGCCTAGCTTCCGTAGAGGTGCAGCGCCCTGGCTGCTTCGGTGGCCACGGCACCGCTCAACGGCGTGATCGGGGGA is drawn from Mycolicibacterium gilvum and contains these coding sequences:
- a CDS encoding coiled-coil domain-containing protein — translated: MTGVRHPLRQAVCGAAAACLVAVTAIGDVHADPASDALATLNDLSQQAVQSREALTAAQRDADVKFAEQAAADDRHRADRAALDAANAELDPLQNAVNRMAAMDYTSGRNGQGAAVLTASSPQNLIDRLSLQRTVGARMAENMKAYRAARERAAEATQASEKSAADARAAAEHAEAVRADLQAKLGELLRQIAAAEAQYAALTPQQQAIVDAAPPPAAAPAPPILALPGIPPGDVAPPPAAPILDIPEALPMGVAVEAGLQPNAILAARAVSHQFPQIAEIGGVRPDSKPWHPSGLAIDIMIPNHGSPEGIALGDQIMAYAMANAARFGLQDVIWRGTYYTPAGPQASGYGHFDHVHITVMPRR
- a CDS encoding DUF1906 domain-containing protein translates to MSITRRDALRYAAAASALAGLNAAAAALAPAASAAAPTLIDFAMRQIPAQDIRAAGHSGVINYVSTSRPGSNFGAKPITLPYAKQLTAAGLVIVSNYQYGKPGGTAPSDFTRGFAGGVADARTGWALHTAAGGGKSAPIFFSVDDDIDRQAWNDLALPWFRGINSVIGVQRTGIYAGVRPCQWATADGVIGRSGTPGRVWAWQTRSWSNGQIYPGAVLYQRIIDTASNPGPIVGGIRVDVNDVLAQDCGQWNLHP
- a CDS encoding GntP family permease, whose product is MEAIDPAFGTTTLLLIAAGAVALLLFLIIKVKLHAFVALVLVSLLTALAAGIPVADVPSALTFGFSNTLGSVALLVGFGVMIGRLLEITGGAQVLADTLIGRFGEKRAPLALGVAALLFGFPIFFDAGLVVFLPIIMTVARRFGGSLLLYAFPAAGAFAAMHALVPPHPGPVAAAELLGANIGLTLLVGAPVAVAAWYVGAYLVSQAMGRRIHVDIPTALFGEINGGRDTEHPTDDTPGTGAATTATRTAPAFATVLGVLLLPFVLISFNTVIDTLMTAGVIEEGATWAEYLKLIGTTSIALLITVIVATLVLGLRGRSMGTVSDILDKALGPICAIILITGAGGMFGGVLRLSGIGDALSGSLSNLGISLILQAFIISTLLRVAQGSATVALTTTAGLISAAVAAADLSNLQLVALVMAIAAGATVLSHVNDSGFWLVNRFFNMDVKTTLKTWTVLETTLGLSVFVISLGLWAIA
- a CDS encoding gluconokinase, which translates into the protein MAIPIVVMGVSGSGKSTVGAALAQRLRVPFADADDFHPPANIAKMSAGHPLDDEDRYPWLESIGEWLADHPHGGVMSCSALKRFYRDQLRRHCPDIEFLHLAGAVETISRRQASRPGHFMPANLLQSQFQTLEPLEPDERGVVIDVDQSIDGIIESYISSTHSPTAEEDR
- a CDS encoding FadR/GntR family transcriptional regulator translates to MLERPVVGALHSSLVTALGTGIVSGKYPVGCVLTLEAVSAEHGVSRSVAREAVRVLESMGMVESRRRVGITVLPADRWNLFDPVVIRWRLEVGDRTAQLVSLSELRMGFEPAAAALAARRASPHQCRVMATAVSDMVMHGRTGDLDAYLLADKLFHQTMLEASGNEMFRALNGVVAEVLAGRTHHGMMPEKPNMAAIALHDEVARAIRMGEQEQAQRAMRAIIDESATAIVEDAPGE
- a CDS encoding DNA gyrase subunit A — translated: MTATIEQNPELVLDQSADEYWNHYQLTFALYSVSDRAIPSAFDGLKPGQRRLLYQMHESRLLPGNKPQKSSKICSAVTGNLHPHGGASMYGAAALMAADFQRVKVIDGQGAFPRIQGDIPAADRYTEMRLSAPGAALTAELDSHAVPMVATFDGEWTEPTVLPAQWPVLLCNGAVGIAEGWATKVPAHNPREVMAACRALLKTPNMTDDRLVKLIPGPDWGCGASVIGTDGLREYITTGRGLFTVRGTVSVDGKNCIITELPPGVASGTVQDRIRALVESGEMAGVADMSDLTDRRNGLRIVVTAKRGHSAEQIRDQLLALTPLESSFAASLVALDENRVPRWWSVRELIAAFLSLRDSVVLHRSEYRLEKVTARRHLVAGLMTIHLDIDTAVAIIRASDTVDDARQGLQERFAIDAVQADYVLALQLRRLTKLDVIELQAEAEKLDAEFAALTELVSNPDARRKVIDQELVETAKLFKGPEYDRRTVLDYDATPVAANNSEDGPRERKVNAAWRLDDRGVFSDSHGTLLSSGLGWAVWTDGRIKFTTGGGLPFKIRDIPVSPDITGLLQSGVLAPGSHLALITRRGRVLRIDPAAVNPQGAAGNGVAGVKLAAGHPEDSVIAALPLTCGNGEAILSVSEKGWKVTDVADIPVKGRGGAGVGFHPFAKGETTLVSASVSPNGFVRGTKPVRAEIRAKAAAKGSGADVTPAG
- a CDS encoding toprim domain-containing protein — encoded protein: MSYTAADITELDDVQHTRLRPAVNLGLDVLNTALRELIDNAVEEVADPDHGGSVVTITLHADGSVSVADDGRGLPVDTDPTTGKNGIVKTLGTARAGGKFSAHTDATSTGAGLNGIGAAAAVFISARTDVTVRRGGKTYLQSFGRGYPGVFEGKEFDPDAPFTRSDTQKLRGVGNRKPDAHGTTVRILFDPAVVPDSTVDVCEVLLRAHAAARMSPGVQLFVVDEGWPGEEIPPALLEPFKGPWGTDTLLDLMCTAAGTPAPGVRAVVEGRGEYTTGRGPTPFRWSLTAGPAEPATVAAFCNTVRTPGGGSHLTAAVKGLSEALADRASRIRDLGLAKGEEGPEPQDFAAVTALAVDTRAPDVAWDSQAKTAVSSRSLNIAMAPDVARSVTVWAANPANSDTVSLWTKLALESARARRSAEGAKARSRAASKAKGLGTNLSLPPKLLPSRETGRGSGAELFLCEGDSALGTIKAARDATFQAAFPLKGKPPNVYGFALSKARAKDEFDSIERILGCGVRDNCDPELCRYDRILFASDADPDGGNINSSLISMFLDFYRPLVEAGMVYVTLPPLFVVKAGDERIYCQDESERDAAVARLKETSKRKVEVQRNKGLGEMDADDFWNTVLDPQRRTVIRLHPDDAEKKLHHTLFGGPPEGRRTWMAEIAARVDTASLDLT